One part of the Desulfomicrobium apsheronum genome encodes these proteins:
- a CDS encoding AEC family transporter — protein MNVLQTILPIFLLILTGFVLRKAEFPSAAFWPQVERLTYYVLFPALLVGKLASLHITDQPVLFMSVTLALSISAIAGLLLIMRPLVQKDGPAFTSIFQGAIRPNTYIGLSAAGGLFGDEGLTLSAVALMTIIPLVNVLCVLVLSRHGRDTNIRGLQETLVQLGRNPLILSCIAGFTLQFLNISLPAPVLEGLHLLGSASLPLGLLAVGAGMSFTAALEGWKDIGVGSIFKLLLLPLLAFGIGRTLGLSGTPMGVCLVFTAVPVSVSSYILARVLGGDYDRMAAIITIQTLLALLTLPLVLGLLL, from the coding sequence GTGAACGTTCTTCAGACCATCCTGCCGATTTTCTTACTTATTCTGACGGGCTTCGTGCTCCGCAAGGCGGAATTTCCAAGTGCGGCCTTCTGGCCTCAAGTCGAACGCCTGACCTACTACGTACTTTTCCCGGCCCTGCTCGTGGGCAAGCTGGCCTCTCTGCATATCACAGACCAGCCGGTGCTGTTCATGTCCGTCACGCTGGCGCTGTCCATAAGCGCGATCGCCGGTCTGCTCCTGATCATGCGACCGTTGGTGCAAAAAGATGGACCGGCCTTCACTTCCATCTTTCAGGGTGCCATCCGGCCCAACACGTACATTGGCCTCTCTGCCGCTGGAGGTCTCTTCGGCGACGAGGGACTGACCCTTTCCGCAGTGGCGCTCATGACCATCATCCCGCTGGTCAACGTGCTTTGCGTGCTGGTCCTGTCCAGGCACGGACGCGACACCAACATTCGTGGTTTACAGGAGACGCTGGTGCAGCTCGGCCGCAATCCGCTCATTCTGTCCTGCATCGCCGGTTTCACCCTGCAGTTCTTGAACATCAGCCTGCCCGCACCGGTGCTGGAAGGCTTGCACCTCCTGGGCAGTGCCTCGCTGCCGCTAGGACTTTTGGCCGTGGGCGCGGGGATGTCGTTCACGGCCGCCCTTGAAGGCTGGAAGGACATCGGCGTCGGCTCGATCTTCAAGCTTCTACTGCTGCCGCTGCTTGCCTTCGGCATCGGACGGACCCTGGGACTTTCAGGAACGCCCATGGGCGTCTGCCTGGTCTTCACGGCCGTCCCGGTCTCTGTCTCCTCCTACATCCTGGCCCGGGTCCTCGGCGGCGATTACGACCGCATGGCCGCCATCATCACCATCCAGACCCTCCTCGCCCTGCTGACACTACCGCTGGTACTGGGCCTGCTGCTGTAA
- a CDS encoding amino acid ABC transporter ATP-binding protein, whose translation MQQTSVIEIQGLNKWFGEQHVLRGIDMAIMPSDVVCVIGASGSGKSTLLRCVNYLETYDQGEIRVGGQLVHGDERFINALRSRVGMVFQHFNLFPHMTVLGNVTEGPTQVRGMSKAKARELGRYYLDKVGLGDKESAYPQTLSGGQKQRVAIARALAMEPEVMLFDEPTSALDPELVGEVLSVMRRLADDGMTMMVVTHEMGFAREVADSVAFMDEGVILEQSCPDSFFGAPTMPRTREFLGQIL comes from the coding sequence GTGCAACAGACGTCGGTCATTGAAATACAGGGGCTGAACAAGTGGTTCGGCGAACAGCATGTGCTCAGGGGCATCGACATGGCGATCATGCCGTCCGATGTGGTCTGCGTCATCGGAGCCAGCGGGTCGGGCAAGAGCACGTTGCTTCGATGCGTCAACTATCTGGAGACGTACGATCAGGGCGAGATCCGCGTGGGCGGCCAGCTCGTCCATGGCGACGAACGGTTCATCAACGCTCTGCGATCGCGGGTGGGTATGGTTTTTCAGCACTTCAACCTGTTTCCGCACATGACCGTGCTCGGCAACGTCACCGAAGGCCCGACCCAGGTGCGCGGGATGTCCAAGGCCAAGGCCCGGGAGCTTGGGCGATACTATCTGGACAAGGTGGGTCTTGGCGACAAGGAGAGCGCCTATCCTCAGACCCTCTCGGGCGGGCAGAAGCAGCGCGTGGCCATCGCGCGAGCCCTGGCCATGGAGCCGGAGGTGATGCTTTTCGACGAGCCCACCTCGGCCCTGGACCCTGAGCTGGTGGGAGAGGTGCTGTCCGTCATGCGCAGGCTGGCCGACGACGGCATGACCATGATGGTGGTCACGCACGAAATGGGCTTTGCCCGCGAGGTGGCGGACTCGGTGGCCTTCATGGATGAAGGGGTGATCCTGGAGCAGAGCTGTCCGGACTCCTTTTTCGGCGCACCTACGATGCCCCGCACCAGGGAGTTCCTCGGCCAGATACTGTAG
- a CDS encoding amino acid ABC transporter permease, with the protein MYFDFAALPKYLPYFLPAAWMTLKVSALGIVLGVALGLGTAFMRISKRRLLSIPARAYIYVVRGTPLLLQLLFIYFGLRSLAGLTALTSAVLALGIHNGAYIAEIFRGAIVSISSGQMEAARSLGMPYSRAMVRIILPQALKRAVPSLGNQFIIALKDSSLASTITINELLLKSQQLASSNFMMMEMLFLAAIFYLLYTAVFSWLFRALEARLDVSTQ; encoded by the coding sequence ATGTATTTCGACTTTGCGGCTCTGCCCAAGTATCTTCCCTATTTTCTTCCGGCGGCGTGGATGACGCTCAAGGTCTCGGCCCTCGGCATCGTGCTGGGCGTGGCCCTGGGCCTGGGCACGGCCTTCATGCGCATCTCCAAGCGCCGGTTGCTGAGCATTCCCGCCCGCGCCTACATCTACGTGGTGCGCGGCACGCCGCTGCTGCTGCAATTGCTGTTCATCTATTTCGGCCTGCGCAGTCTGGCCGGGCTGACTGCCCTGACCTCGGCCGTGCTGGCTCTTGGCATCCACAACGGCGCCTACATCGCCGAAATATTCCGGGGGGCCATCGTCTCCATCTCAAGCGGGCAGATGGAGGCGGCGCGCAGTCTGGGCATGCCCTATTCCAGGGCCATGGTGCGCATCATCCTGCCCCAGGCCTTGAAGCGTGCGGTGCCGTCGCTGGGTAACCAGTTCATCATCGCCCTCAAGGACTCATCCCTGGCCAGCACCATCACTATCAACGAGTTGCTGCTCAAGTCGCAGCAGCTGGCATCATCCAATTTCATGATGATGGAAATGCTGTTTCTCGCGGCCATATTCTATCTGCTGTACACGGCCGTGTTCAGCTGGCTGTTCCGGGCCCTGGAGGCTAGGCTCGATGTCTCGACGCAGTAG
- a CDS encoding ABC transporter substrate-binding protein: MKTVARLLAAVAVSFFLLGLVACSDTEVDSLERVREASEISFAMSGGYPPFNFYSENNELVGFDVDVAREVASRLGVTLKPVTTEWSGIIEGLRSGVYDGILGSMAVTEDRLKVVNFSTPYYYSGAQMMVGKDSSFASPEDLRGRIVGVVTGTTFAADAAKLGVGEVKLYKDDTQTLTELSNGVVDGVITDRVVGVNAMNSDRFEIIPLGAPLRSENIAVAFNKNDQTLLEAVDQILRGMHEDGTLARLSVKWLNTDITTK; encoded by the coding sequence ATGAAAACTGTTGCGCGTCTGCTGGCCGCTGTTGCGGTCTCTTTTTTTCTCCTTGGACTCGTTGCCTGTTCCGACACGGAGGTTGATTCCCTCGAACGTGTCCGGGAGGCCAGCGAGATCAGTTTTGCCATGAGCGGCGGCTACCCTCCTTTCAACTTCTATAGCGAAAACAACGAACTGGTAGGATTTGACGTGGATGTGGCTCGCGAGGTGGCCAGCCGGCTTGGAGTAACCCTCAAGCCGGTGACCACCGAATGGAGCGGCATCATCGAGGGCCTGCGCTCCGGCGTGTATGACGGCATCCTGGGCAGCATGGCCGTGACCGAGGATCGACTCAAGGTGGTCAATTTCTCCACGCCCTATTATTATTCCGGGGCGCAGATGATGGTCGGAAAGGATTCATCCTTTGCCTCGCCCGAAGACCTGCGCGGCCGGATCGTGGGTGTGGTCACGGGCACCACCTTTGCCGCCGACGCGGCCAAGCTTGGCGTGGGCGAGGTCAAGCTCTACAAGGACGACACCCAGACGCTGACAGAGCTGTCGAACGGCGTGGTGGACGGCGTGATCACCGACCGTGTCGTGGGCGTGAACGCCATGAATTCCGACAGGTTCGAAATCATCCCCTTGGGCGCGCCCCTGCGCAGTGAGAACATTGCGGTGGCATTCAACAAGAATGACCAGACCCTGCTTGAAGCCGTCGATCAGATCCTGCGGGGCATGCACGAGGACGGCACCCTGGCGCGTTTGAGCGTCAAGTGGCTCAATACCGACATTACCACCAAATAG
- a CDS encoding ATP-binding protein, with product MTYQRALFFDLQRIMKSPSPVMHVLVGPRQVGKTTIARQLADSLGFPAVVATADSPMPLDGAWIETQWRRALMQASDGPVLLVLDEVQKVSGWSESVKLLWDGRDLALDIRVLLLGSSALLMQDGLTESLAGRFLLHRCPHWGFAECRDAFGWTLEQWIFFGGYPGAAAFAHDESLWKRYIVDSLIETVLARDVYQMARVGKPALLRHLFALAATLPAQIVSYTKMLGQLQDAGNTTTLAHYLRLLEGAFLLSGLELFSRGTQRKRGSSPKLVLWNNALVNALGLRSFEQAASDALWWGRLVENAVGAHLCNGLGSMEYGVTYWRDGKYEVDYVVDRGKDIWAIEVKSGTSGDAKGLERFRATYPEAKTLMVGGPGIPLEDFFSLPAERWVV from the coding sequence ATGACATATCAACGAGCGCTCTTTTTCGATCTGCAACGGATCATGAAATCGCCGTCGCCGGTCATGCATGTCCTGGTCGGGCCGCGTCAGGTCGGCAAGACCACGATTGCCCGGCAATTGGCCGACAGCCTCGGGTTTCCCGCGGTCGTGGCCACAGCCGACAGCCCGATGCCCCTGGACGGCGCATGGATCGAGACCCAATGGCGGCGCGCCCTGATGCAGGCCTCGGATGGCCCCGTGTTGCTGGTGCTTGACGAGGTGCAGAAGGTTTCGGGGTGGAGCGAAAGCGTCAAACTGCTGTGGGATGGCCGGGATTTGGCCCTGGACATCCGCGTGTTGCTTCTGGGCTCCTCGGCCCTGCTCATGCAGGATGGGCTGACGGAAAGCCTGGCTGGGCGTTTTCTCTTGCACCGCTGTCCGCACTGGGGTTTCGCGGAGTGCAGAGACGCATTCGGTTGGACTCTGGAGCAGTGGATTTTTTTCGGGGGCTATCCGGGGGCCGCGGCTTTCGCCCACGATGAGAGTTTGTGGAAACGCTATATCGTCGATTCCCTCATCGAGACCGTTCTGGCCAGGGACGTCTATCAGATGGCCAGGGTCGGCAAGCCGGCGCTGCTGCGCCATCTCTTTGCCCTGGCGGCGACCCTTCCGGCCCAGATCGTCTCCTACACCAAGATGCTGGGCCAGCTTCAGGACGCCGGCAACACCACCACCCTGGCCCACTACCTGCGCCTGCTGGAAGGGGCCTTTCTGCTCAGCGGACTCGAACTCTTTTCCCGGGGCACGCAGCGCAAGCGGGGCAGCAGTCCCAAGCTGGTGCTCTGGAATAACGCCCTTGTGAACGCCTTGGGTCTACGCAGTTTCGAGCAAGCCGCCTCAGACGCCTTATGGTGGGGGCGACTGGTCGAAAACGCCGTGGGCGCGCACCTGTGCAACGGGCTTGGTTCCATGGAGTACGGAGTGACCTACTGGCGTGACGGAAAATACGAGGTCGATTATGTTGTCGATCGAGGCAAGGACATCTGGGCCATTGAGGTTAAGAGCGGCACGTCGGGGGATGCCAAAGGCCTTGAGCGGTTTCGGGCCACATATCCGGAAGCGAAAACGCTCATGGTCGGCGGACCTGGCATTCCTTTGGAAGATTTTTTCAGCCTTCCGGCGGAGCGTTGGGTGGTTTGA
- the nspC gene encoding carboxynorspermidine decarboxylase gives MDGRTSYRFDPRQVATPSFVVDLGLIRRNLDVLAQVKERTGCKILLALKGFAMWSLFPVLRQVLNGVCASSPHEARLGREEFKREVHAFAAGYSQADIFDLCTTADHIVFNSFVQLEKFRELIATEAARLGREIELGVRINPEHSEGAVPIYDPCSPGSRLGVRRADFRPDLLDGVTGLHWHNLCEQNSDCLERTIAAAEKSFGEFFGRMQYVNFGGGHHITRPDYDVDLLCRLVSEFKQRHGVQVYLEPGEAVALNTGYLVSTVLDVTQADMPIAILDTSVPAHMPDVLEMPYRPHIVDSGLPGEKAHTYRLGGQSCLAGDVAGEYSFDKPLEPGDRLVFTDMAHYSMVKTNTFNGIQLPSIATFEPEDGSMRVVRSFGYEDFKGRLS, from the coding sequence ATGGACGGACGCACTTCGTACCGGTTTGATCCCCGCCAGGTCGCCACGCCTTCTTTCGTGGTCGACCTGGGGCTCATCCGTCGCAATCTGGATGTACTGGCGCAGGTCAAGGAACGCACCGGATGCAAGATTCTGCTGGCGCTCAAGGGTTTTGCCATGTGGAGCCTGTTTCCGGTGCTGCGTCAGGTGCTCAACGGAGTCTGCGCCAGTTCGCCGCATGAAGCCAGGCTCGGGCGGGAAGAGTTCAAGCGCGAGGTGCATGCCTTTGCGGCCGGATATTCCCAGGCAGACATCTTCGACCTGTGCACCACGGCCGATCACATCGTCTTCAATTCCTTTGTCCAGCTGGAAAAATTCCGGGAACTGATCGCAACCGAGGCGGCGCGCCTGGGGCGCGAGATCGAGCTTGGCGTGCGCATCAACCCGGAGCATTCCGAAGGGGCAGTGCCCATCTATGATCCATGTTCGCCGGGTTCCAGGCTCGGCGTGCGACGGGCAGACTTCCGCCCCGACCTGCTGGACGGCGTCACGGGCCTGCACTGGCACAACCTGTGCGAGCAGAACTCGGACTGCCTGGAGAGGACCATCGCGGCGGCGGAGAAGAGCTTCGGCGAATTCTTCGGGCGCATGCAGTACGTCAACTTCGGTGGCGGACATCACATCACCCGCCCCGACTACGACGTGGACCTCCTGTGCCGGCTCGTCAGCGAGTTCAAGCAGCGTCACGGAGTGCAGGTCTATCTGGAACCTGGAGAGGCCGTGGCCCTGAACACGGGCTATCTGGTCTCGACGGTCCTGGACGTGACCCAGGCCGACATGCCCATCGCCATTCTGGACACCTCTGTCCCGGCGCACATGCCCGACGTGCTGGAGATGCCCTATCGCCCGCATATCGTGGACTCCGGGCTGCCGGGCGAGAAGGCTCACACCTACCGTCTTGGCGGACAGTCCTGCCTGGCAGGCGATGTGGCCGGCGAGTACTCCTTCGACAAACCCCTGGAACCGGGCGACCGTCTCGTCTTCACGGACATGGCCCACTACTCCATGGTCAAGACCAACACCTTCAACGGCATCCAGTTGCCCTCCATCGCCACCTTCGAACCCGAGGACGGGTCCATGCGGGTGGTACGGAGCTTCGGATACGAGGATTTCAAGGGCAGATTGTCCTGA
- a CDS encoding saccharopine dehydrogenase family protein yields the protein MSKVLIIGAGGVGHVVAHKCAQVPEVFTEIMLASRTKSKCDAIAASIKERIGREIQTAALDADNVAETVALIKSFQPKLVLNVALPYQDLALMDACLETGVDYLDTANYEPLDEAKFEYKWQWAYQERFKEKGLMALLGSGFDPGVTNVYCAYAQKHLFDEIHELDIIDCNAGDHGQPFATNFNPEINIREITQRGRYWERGEWVETDPLSWRMSYDFPEGIGAKDCYLMYHEELESLVQNLKGLKRARFWMTFSQNYLNHLKVLEGIGMTSIEPVDYKGQKIVPLQFLKSVLPEPGSLGPLTKGRTCIGCVMKGVKDGKERKAYIYNICSHEEAYREVGSQAISYTTGVPAMIGAMMMMTGKWSGKGVFNMEQLDPDPFMEKLNVHGLPWVVVDL from the coding sequence ATGTCCAAAGTGCTCATTATCGGCGCCGGCGGTGTCGGCCATGTCGTGGCCCACAAGTGTGCCCAGGTTCCCGAGGTCTTCACCGAGATCATGCTGGCCAGCCGGACAAAATCCAAGTGCGACGCCATCGCCGCGTCCATCAAGGAACGGATCGGCCGCGAGATCCAAACGGCCGCCCTCGATGCCGACAATGTGGCCGAGACCGTGGCCCTCATCAAGTCTTTTCAGCCCAAGCTGGTGCTGAACGTGGCCCTGCCATACCAGGACCTGGCCCTCATGGACGCCTGTCTTGAGACCGGAGTCGACTACCTCGATACGGCCAATTACGAGCCCCTCGACGAGGCCAAGTTCGAATACAAGTGGCAATGGGCCTATCAGGAGCGTTTCAAGGAGAAGGGCCTCATGGCGCTTCTCGGCTCGGGCTTCGATCCCGGCGTGACCAATGTCTACTGCGCCTACGCCCAGAAGCATCTCTTCGACGAGATCCACGAGCTGGACATCATCGACTGCAACGCGGGCGACCACGGCCAACCCTTCGCCACCAACTTCAATCCCGAGATCAACATCCGCGAGATCACCCAGCGCGGCCGCTACTGGGAGCGGGGCGAGTGGGTCGAGACCGATCCCCTGTCCTGGCGCATGAGCTATGACTTTCCCGAGGGCATTGGTGCCAAGGACTGCTACCTCATGTACCACGAGGAGCTTGAATCCCTGGTGCAGAATCTGAAGGGCCTCAAGCGCGCCCGCTTCTGGATGACCTTCTCCCAGAACTATCTCAATCATCTGAAGGTCCTGGAGGGCATCGGCATGACCTCCATCGAACCCGTGGACTACAAGGGCCAGAAGATCGTGCCCCTGCAATTCCTGAAGTCCGTGTTGCCCGAGCCGGGTTCGCTTGGACCGCTGACCAAGGGCCGGACCTGCATCGGCTGCGTCATGAAGGGCGTGAAAGACGGCAAGGAGCGCAAGGCCTACATCTACAACATCTGCAGCCACGAGGAGGCCTACCGAGAGGTCGGCTCCCAGGCCATCTCCTACACCACGGGCGTGCCGGCCATGATCGGCGCCATGATGATGATGACCGGAAAGTGGAGCGGGAAGGGCGTCTTCAACATGGAACAGCTCGATCCCGATCCGTTCATGGAGAAGCTGAACGTCCACGGCCTGCCCTGGGTGGTGGTTGATCTGTGA
- the speA gene encoding biosynthetic arginine decarboxylase, whose product MRSRNLEKWTVERSVELYGVDNWGGGYFKITPDGKLGITPFPGKGVCVPIPSIISGLQERGLGLPVLLRIENLLDAQISLLHDSFASAIKTLEYNGEFRGVYPVKVNQQQQVLEEIAKVGNRYNHGYEVGSKAELIAALSFLKNPKACLVCNGYKDRDYIDLALYACKMGFLCFLVLEMPSELPLIMDRAKALGIKPRIGVRIKVSTQAGGHWAESAGDLSIFGLSTAEVVDVLDLLRGQSMLDCVQLLHFHLGSQIPNIRDIRTAVHEATRMYAELVKEGCAMGYLDLGGGLAVDYDGSHTNYASSRNYSLEEYCTDIVESVMATMDEHDLPHPHIITESGRATVAYYSVLLFNVLDVSRLEDRTVPQALDEDDPEAVHNLLEVYNSLSLKNLQECYNDAIYYRDQMRQLFRLGQCSLRQRAMSDTIFWAVIRNIAEKLPEMKNPPSALKDVDLALASIYYCNMSVFQSLPDAWAIGHLFPIMPVHRLDECPEEQAILADITCDSDGKLDSFIDIHGVKRVLELHSVKSCEPYYLGAFLVGAYQETLGDLHNLFGDTNVVSVRINEDGTYDFIRELEGDSVADVLSYVEFEPKQVLENFRKVAEQGVRTGKISPQERFMIMRAYERGMRGYTYLNVGRDCENPEACNGGLSSGL is encoded by the coding sequence ATGCGATCTCGGAATCTCGAAAAATGGACCGTGGAACGTTCGGTGGAACTCTACGGCGTGGACAACTGGGGCGGGGGATATTTCAAGATCACCCCCGACGGCAAGCTTGGCATCACGCCCTTTCCGGGCAAGGGTGTCTGCGTGCCCATTCCTTCCATCATAAGCGGCCTGCAGGAACGAGGGCTGGGACTGCCGGTGCTGCTTCGGATCGAGAATCTGCTCGATGCGCAGATTTCCCTGCTTCACGACTCTTTTGCCTCGGCCATCAAGACCCTGGAATACAACGGTGAATTTCGCGGCGTGTACCCGGTCAAGGTCAATCAGCAGCAGCAGGTTCTCGAAGAGATCGCCAAGGTCGGCAATCGCTACAACCACGGCTACGAGGTCGGCAGCAAGGCCGAGCTGATCGCAGCCCTGTCCTTCCTGAAAAATCCCAAGGCATGTCTGGTCTGCAACGGCTACAAGGACCGGGATTACATCGACTTGGCCCTCTACGCCTGCAAGATGGGTTTTCTGTGCTTTCTGGTTCTTGAAATGCCGAGCGAACTGCCGCTTATCATGGACCGGGCCAAGGCGCTCGGCATCAAGCCGCGCATCGGCGTGCGCATCAAGGTCTCCACCCAGGCGGGCGGCCACTGGGCAGAGTCGGCCGGCGACCTGTCCATCTTCGGCCTGTCCACGGCCGAGGTCGTGGACGTGCTCGACCTGCTGCGCGGTCAGTCCATGCTCGATTGCGTGCAGCTCCTGCATTTTCATCTCGGTTCGCAGATTCCCAACATCCGCGACATCCGAACCGCCGTGCACGAAGCCACGCGCATGTACGCGGAACTGGTCAAGGAAGGCTGTGCCATGGGCTATCTGGACCTGGGCGGCGGCTTGGCCGTGGACTACGATGGCTCCCACACCAATTACGCCAGCAGCCGCAACTACTCCCTGGAAGAATACTGCACGGACATCGTCGAGTCGGTCATGGCCACGATGGACGAGCACGATCTGCCGCATCCGCACATCATCACCGAATCCGGCCGGGCCACGGTGGCCTACTATTCGGTGCTGCTGTTCAATGTGCTGGACGTCAGCCGCCTGGAAGACCGCACCGTGCCCCAGGCCCTGGACGAGGATGACCCCGAGGCCGTCCACAACCTGCTGGAAGTGTACAACTCCCTGTCGCTCAAGAATCTTCAGGAATGCTACAACGACGCCATCTATTACCGCGACCAGATGCGTCAGCTCTTCCGCCTGGGCCAGTGCAGCCTGCGTCAGCGCGCCATGAGCGACACTATCTTCTGGGCCGTGATCCGCAACATCGCCGAGAAACTGCCTGAGATGAAGAATCCGCCTTCCGCCCTGAAGGACGTGGATTTGGCCCTGGCCAGCATCTATTACTGCAACATGAGCGTGTTCCAGTCCCTGCCCGACGCCTGGGCCATCGGGCATCTCTTTCCGATCATGCCCGTGCATCGGCTCGACGAATGTCCCGAAGAGCAGGCCATCCTGGCCGACATCACCTGCGACAGCGACGGCAAGCTGGACAGCTTCATCGACATCCACGGCGTCAAGCGCGTGCTGGAACTGCATTCGGTCAAGTCTTGCGAGCCTTATTATCTGGGCGCGTTTCTGGTTGGTGCCTATCAGGAGACCCTGGGCGACCTGCACAATCTCTTCGGCGACACCAACGTGGTCAGCGTGCGCATCAATGAAGACGGCACCTACGATTTCATCCGCGAGCTTGAGGGCGACAGTGTTGCCGACGTGCTTTCCTATGTGGAATTCGAACCCAAGCAGGTTCTGGAGAATTTTCGCAAGGTGGCGGAGCAGGGGGTGCGCACGGGCAAGATCAGCCCCCAGGAGCGCTTCATGATCATGCGCGCCTACGAACGGGGCATGCGCGGGTACACCTATTTGAACGTGGGGCGGGATTGCGAAAATCCCGAGGCCTGCAACGGCGGGTTGTCGAGCGGGTTGTAA
- a CDS encoding manganese efflux pump MntP family protein — protein MPFVEIMAVAIALAMDAFAVAIASGVALKVVTRRHTFRLAWHFGLFQAVMPIIGWFGGYAVREYFLRFGHWIAFALLLYIGGHMLWEGLHKDEDNVCQDPTVGTKLIMLSVATSIDALAVGFTLAMLGLSIWVPAAIIGVVALLFTAAGLHLGKYLGCETRLGQYAEVLGGGVLLAIGCKILWQAL, from the coding sequence ATGCCTTTCGTTGAAATTATGGCCGTGGCCATCGCCTTGGCCATGGATGCCTTTGCCGTTGCCATCGCTTCGGGCGTGGCGCTCAAGGTCGTGACCAGGCGGCACACCTTTCGTCTGGCCTGGCATTTCGGACTGTTCCAGGCCGTCATGCCCATCATCGGCTGGTTTGGCGGCTATGCCGTACGCGAATATTTTCTGCGCTTTGGTCACTGGATCGCCTTCGCCCTGCTCCTCTATATCGGAGGGCACATGCTCTGGGAAGGGCTGCACAAGGACGAAGACAATGTCTGCCAGGACCCCACCGTAGGCACAAAGCTGATCATGCTTTCCGTGGCCACAAGCATCGACGCCTTGGCCGTCGGCTTCACCCTGGCCATGCTGGGCCTGTCCATCTGGGTCCCGGCGGCGATCATCGGCGTGGTGGCCCTGCTCTTCACTGCCGCAGGCCTGCATCTGGGCAAATATCTCGGCTGCGAGACCCGCCTCGGCCAGTATGCGGAAGTGCTCGGCGGCGGCGTGCTGCTTGCCATCGGCTGCAAGATCCTGTGGCAGGCGCTCTGA